Proteins encoded within one genomic window of Tigriopus californicus strain San Diego chromosome 12, Tcal_SD_v2.1, whole genome shotgun sequence:
- the LOC131892149 gene encoding uncharacterized protein LOC131892149, whose amino-acid sequence MMIATTCLLVTLTILIHGQVGNSHVATFRQATDSLKSSNPRISVGEMNDPLEFDEGSGIMEAMINVGECLGDGNQIFGISLPNPSGCNIFQTTGFNSGGYPNNSGSSSQYNCIYVLEFEATANGTVTVKEKDFQFQEDLNGFCSDHVTISNVIDEQQEIDNSDSEDLNTGRNVVKYCGTITEDKIRDFSTDELVIQLIADNTENGNGAEIVICID is encoded by the exons aTGATGATTGCAACGACATGCCTTCTGGTCACTTTAACAATCTTAATCCATGGACAAGTTGGTAACTCCCATGTCGCCACCTTTCGTCAAGCAACTGACTCGTTAAAGAGTAGTAAcccaagaa TCTCCGTCGGCGAAATGAATGATCCTTTGGAATTCGATGAGGGTTCCGGAATAATGGAAGCGATGATAAATGTGGGCGAATGTCTCGGAGATGGCAATCAGATTTTTGGGATTTCCCTGCCAAATCCGAGTGGATGTAATATTTTCCAGACCACTGGATTTAACAGTGGTGGATATCCAAATAATTCAGGATCTTCTTCTCAATACAATTGCATTTACGTCCTTGAG tttgaGGCTACCGCAAATGGAACGGTGACCGTTAAAGAAAAGGATTTTCAGTTCCAAGAAGACTTAAATGGATTTTGCTCGGATCATGTAACCATTAGTAATGTTATCGATGAACAGCAAGAAATCGACAATAGTGACTCCGAGGATCTAAATACAGGTAGAAACGTCGTGAAATATTGTGGCACGATTACAGAAGACAAGATCCGCGATTTCTCTACCGATGAACTTGTCATTCAATTAATCGCCGACAACACGGAAAACGGCAACGGAGCCGAGATTGTTATATGCATTGATTGA